In Pseudovibrio brasiliensis, the following are encoded in one genomic region:
- a CDS encoding GNAT family N-acetyltransferase, which yields MLEIPIQTPRCILAKPTPADNPDLIKLFSNEKTREFLGGTQSNAAIEARCSSVVGATEVYHAVVYARATNNFLGLLTLGPYHDREHREISYEFLPEHWGQGYAEETLKAFLPIAMENQKLTTILAETQLQNTRSIHLLQKLGMKKIR from the coding sequence ATGCTGGAAATACCGATACAAACACCTCGCTGCATCCTTGCCAAACCAACACCTGCCGATAACCCGGATCTCATAAAGCTGTTCTCAAACGAGAAAACCAGAGAGTTTCTGGGCGGAACGCAAAGCAACGCAGCAATTGAAGCTCGCTGTTCAAGCGTAGTGGGTGCGACGGAAGTGTATCATGCAGTCGTGTATGCCAGAGCCACAAACAACTTCCTCGGCCTGCTCACGCTGGGCCCATATCATGACCGTGAACACCGTGAAATCTCCTATGAGTTCCTGCCGGAACACTGGGGGCAGGGATATGCAGAAGAAACCCTCAAAGCCTTCCTTCCCATCGCCATGGAAAACCAGAAGCTCACAACCATCCTCGCCGAAACCCAACTCCAAAACACCCGCTCCATCCACCTGCTCCAAAAACTCGGCATGAAGAAAATCCGGTAA
- a CDS encoding protein kinase domain-containing protein, which yields MAPGNNEEQRPNENPAPDHENWIQAVGQELNLQFDPADLAGERPVGQPENQAPPEVRVNDAQQPPQPGQPMMPPLAVPMRERPNEQPKAGSRMQVEYKDNGTMVIDPYSVPRTIATGHGAGLDGVRHAVYAPTKFSTDVEGKITPPLQGDALAQQALGRGGTGYLQTYPDMEDAVIKRPYSYGEGENQQFLGMESIIHETTILSALGEFEGAKGVENIIKVKGSGVTGDGEPFVIMENLKGGTLDDRIANEGLPPEQLDQFAEGLLSGISFLQNRNVIHQDLKIDNIMFRDQGSVEPVIIDFNAASATEGIAAATDDYEEFRYERDGEPNIQPPEKQGEQINLAKITPKADSWTGGLCLAAAVIGKQSQRALVQEARQAEGDQAAVDAALDARLGTAPEHIKMAIKGMMRVEVGERLTAEQALALMQQNNPNFVPEEQPQPQEPEPQPQEPEPQEPERVYSDEPKEGSPIRVQRKRNGTLVIEPDSVPTGIEMVPQRRRDARQYGNRYRATRHSLRMNQHVPPPIVDGEHDQPGVLAHGATGVLQDFPEMENAVLKRPNAVQVEAGEPLTYIGIPQLLHEAKILTALAEFNEAKGYENIPQIKGTGITEQEEPYMVMEKLKGGNLTDRIPEDRGMPEEKAEAFANGLLNGLAFLHKRNIVHQDLKPANIMFREEGDEVPVIIDYDLATAHEGVATGTGEGEPDGFDLSGTPDIMPPEAKNPGPNKENLSEKIDAWSAGILLVTAVAGSAAADLLKRDLEDFRNGANTDSKQLRVLLERHLAGVPQNMKEAIIGLLKLNPTTRLSADQALTLINYAKGGTG from the coding sequence ATGGCTCCTGGCAATAATGAAGAACAACGGCCCAATGAAAATCCTGCTCCGGATCATGAAAACTGGATACAGGCCGTAGGGCAGGAGTTGAACCTGCAGTTTGATCCAGCAGATCTGGCTGGAGAGAGACCCGTTGGACAACCAGAGAACCAGGCTCCACCAGAGGTGCGGGTCAACGATGCCCAGCAGCCCCCTCAGCCGGGGCAGCCCATGATGCCGCCGCTGGCTGTGCCCATGCGCGAGCGCCCCAATGAGCAGCCCAAGGCGGGCAGCCGTATGCAGGTGGAGTACAAAGACAATGGCACCATGGTAATTGATCCATATTCCGTGCCCCGCACGATTGCGACTGGTCATGGTGCTGGTTTGGATGGTGTGCGCCATGCAGTTTATGCGCCGACCAAGTTCTCTACCGATGTAGAAGGTAAAATCACTCCACCGCTTCAAGGAGATGCTTTGGCCCAGCAAGCTCTTGGCCGCGGCGGTACAGGATACCTGCAGACCTACCCCGACATGGAAGACGCTGTCATCAAACGCCCCTACAGCTATGGTGAGGGAGAGAACCAGCAGTTTCTAGGGATGGAGTCGATCATTCACGAAACGACCATTCTCTCCGCTCTTGGGGAGTTTGAAGGTGCTAAGGGCGTTGAGAACATCATCAAGGTGAAAGGCTCTGGTGTGACTGGTGACGGAGAGCCCTTCGTGATCATGGAGAACCTGAAGGGCGGCACACTGGATGATCGGATTGCCAATGAGGGCCTGCCTCCAGAACAGCTGGACCAGTTTGCGGAAGGGCTGCTCTCCGGCATTTCTTTCCTGCAAAACCGCAATGTGATCCACCAGGATCTGAAGATTGATAATATCATGTTCCGTGATCAGGGCAGTGTTGAACCGGTGATCATCGACTTCAATGCAGCCTCTGCTACAGAAGGGATTGCAGCTGCGACGGATGATTATGAAGAGTTCCGCTATGAACGGGATGGCGAGCCAAATATCCAGCCTCCGGAAAAGCAAGGCGAGCAGATCAATCTGGCCAAGATCACTCCAAAGGCCGATTCATGGACTGGCGGGCTGTGTCTAGCTGCAGCGGTGATTGGCAAGCAAAGCCAGCGGGCATTGGTGCAGGAAGCCAGACAGGCGGAGGGAGATCAGGCTGCGGTTGATGCTGCTCTTGATGCACGGCTGGGGACAGCACCTGAGCACATCAAAATGGCCATCAAAGGCATGATGCGGGTTGAGGTGGGTGAGCGTTTGACGGCTGAGCAGGCTCTTGCGCTTATGCAGCAGAACAACCCGAACTTTGTGCCGGAAGAGCAACCTCAGCCACAGGAACCTGAACCACAGCCACAAGAGCCGGAGCCACAGGAGCCGGAACGGGTTTATAGCGACGAGCCCAAGGAAGGCAGCCCAATTCGCGTTCAGAGAAAACGTAACGGCACTCTGGTGATTGAGCCGGACAGCGTTCCAACAGGCATAGAGATGGTGCCCCAGCGCAGACGAGATGCCCGCCAGTATGGCAACCGCTATCGCGCCACACGGCATAGCTTGCGCATGAACCAACATGTACCACCGCCTATCGTCGATGGGGAACACGATCAGCCGGGCGTTCTTGCCCATGGCGCAACCGGTGTGCTCCAGGACTTCCCGGAGATGGAAAACGCGGTGTTGAAGCGGCCTAATGCGGTGCAAGTGGAAGCGGGAGAGCCGCTGACCTATATCGGCATTCCGCAGCTTTTGCATGAAGCAAAGATCCTGACGGCACTGGCAGAGTTTAACGAGGCGAAGGGCTACGAGAACATTCCCCAGATCAAAGGCACCGGCATCACCGAACAGGAAGAGCCCTACATGGTGATGGAAAAGCTGAAAGGTGGAAACCTGACGGATCGCATCCCAGAGGACCGAGGTATGCCCGAGGAAAAAGCAGAGGCGTTTGCCAATGGGCTGCTGAACGGTCTGGCCTTCCTGCACAAGCGCAACATTGTCCATCAAGACCTGAAGCCCGCCAACATCATGTTCCGAGAGGAAGGTGATGAGGTGCCTGTGATCATCGACTATGACCTTGCCACCGCCCATGAAGGCGTGGCAACCGGCACTGGCGAAGGCGAGCCTGATGGGTTCGACCTGAGCGGTACCCCGGACATCATGCCACCAGAAGCCAAGAACCCCGGCCCTAACAAGGAAAACCTGAGCGAGAAGATCGATGCATGGTCAGCTGGTATTCTGCTGGTGACAGCTGTTGCCGGGAGCGCTGCCGCGGACCTTTTGAAACGCGATCTGGAGGACTTCCGCAATGGTGCAAACACAGATTCCAAACAACTACGTGTTCTTCTGGAACGGCATCTGGCCGGTGTTCCGCAAAACATGAAGGAAGCCATCATCGGCCTCCTCAAACTCAACCCCACCACCCGCCTCTCCGCAGACCAGGCCCTGACCCTGATCAACTATGCGAAGGGTGGTACTGGGTAG
- a CDS encoding DNA helicase, which yields MKLSSPVHQLKRQAKLNARATGIPLHLALDELAQKEGYSSWSHLSASGSRATRAQQFLRQLDAGDLVLIAARPGQGKTLFGLELAIQANNAGQESHFFTLEYTPADVLKRVSQLGYNPTAKDTAFQLDCSDDICASYIVSKLRSARPNTLVIIDYLQLLDQKRQNPELDTQLVELREFAQTSGVIIALISQVQRDFDLSMKALPDLADVRLPNPIDLTSFTRTCFLHNGEIAF from the coding sequence ATGAAACTGTCCAGTCCTGTTCATCAGCTCAAAAGACAAGCAAAGTTAAACGCCCGGGCCACCGGTATTCCGTTGCATCTGGCGTTGGATGAGCTCGCCCAAAAGGAAGGCTACAGCAGCTGGAGCCATCTGTCAGCTTCTGGCTCACGCGCAACGCGCGCGCAGCAATTTCTTCGCCAGTTGGACGCTGGCGATCTGGTCCTGATCGCTGCCAGGCCGGGGCAGGGCAAAACCTTGTTCGGGTTGGAACTGGCTATTCAAGCCAACAACGCAGGGCAAGAAAGTCACTTTTTTACGCTTGAATATACGCCCGCCGATGTTTTGAAGCGCGTTTCCCAGCTTGGTTACAATCCAACAGCTAAAGACACAGCGTTCCAATTGGATTGCTCTGATGATATTTGCGCCAGCTATATCGTGAGCAAGCTTAGATCTGCACGTCCAAACACACTCGTGATCATCGATTACCTGCAGCTGCTAGATCAGAAGCGGCAAAATCCTGAACTCGACACACAGCTTGTGGAGCTCAGAGAGTTCGCTCAAACGTCAGGCGTCATCATTGCTTTGATTTCACAAGTCCAAAGGGATTTTGATCTTTCAATGAAAGCCTTACCGGACCTTGCAGACGTGCGTCTTCCCAATCCGATTGATTTGACCAGCTTTACCAGGACGTGCTTTCTCCATAACGGCGAAATCGCGTTCTAA
- a CDS encoding glutathione S-transferase family protein encodes MKLFYAPGTISIAVAIALEESGVPYTTHKIDFKNPEVSRPQLLKVNPKGRVPVLVTDHGILTEAGALLDYVADLAPDASLKPSDPYKAAKMREAMYYLASTMHVNHAHKLRGARWADKESSWEDMRAKVPETMTACCAYVEENIVTGPYVLGETFSIADAYLYVVSTWLKGDQVDITPFPKFHAFQKLMEERDSVKAVKAAGMLG; translated from the coding sequence ATGAAACTGTTTTATGCTCCCGGCACCATCTCGATTGCCGTTGCCATTGCCCTTGAAGAATCCGGCGTGCCGTACACCACGCACAAAATCGACTTCAAGAACCCGGAGGTCAGCCGTCCGCAGCTGTTGAAGGTGAACCCGAAAGGCCGTGTGCCTGTTCTGGTAACCGACCACGGTATTCTGACAGAAGCCGGTGCTTTGCTGGATTACGTTGCTGACCTTGCACCGGATGCGAGCCTGAAGCCCTCTGATCCTTACAAGGCCGCCAAGATGCGTGAGGCCATGTATTATCTGGCGTCCACCATGCACGTGAACCACGCCCACAAGCTGCGCGGTGCCCGTTGGGCGGATAAGGAATCCAGCTGGGAAGACATGCGCGCCAAGGTGCCGGAAACCATGACAGCCTGCTGTGCTTATGTGGAAGAAAACATCGTCACCGGCCCTTACGTGCTTGGCGAGACCTTCAGCATCGCCGACGCCTACCTTTACGTGGTCAGCACCTGGCTCAAAGGCGATCAGGTCGACATCACCCCCTTCCCCAAATTCCACGCTTTCCAAAAGCTGATGGAAGAACGGGATTCCGTGAAAGCTGTAAAAGCGGCCGGGATGCTGGGGTAA
- a CDS encoding LysR family transcriptional regulator codes for MKSSDWELMPAFLAVARAGSLRAGAELLHTNYGTVNRNIQALEASYGVALFVRSTKGFKLTEAGEAVLPFAEQAEQVIINARKRVEGLDKTEAGTLRFSVTPTFAYDVITPIISRFQEAYPDIQVALRLTSAVENINKDETDVSLRAAYDVSGDVVARKLYPMAMGIYASKAYIDNVFAKAGPQGAGLSWIGWPENGPFSNWISQSAFPQADVRHSVSDGYMRLQMLREGCGISPMPVVFEKYFPDLCRVPGTPLEFGQTLWIVLHADLRKTVRIRRFVDFLADALMELRPDMQGELYRR; via the coding sequence ATGAAGTCATCTGATTGGGAGCTGATGCCCGCCTTTCTCGCCGTGGCGCGGGCTGGCAGTTTGCGGGCTGGGGCAGAGTTGCTTCACACCAACTACGGCACAGTTAACCGCAATATTCAGGCGCTGGAGGCAAGTTATGGCGTGGCGTTGTTTGTGCGCTCCACCAAGGGCTTCAAGCTGACGGAGGCTGGTGAGGCTGTGCTGCCGTTCGCCGAACAGGCTGAGCAGGTGATCATCAACGCGCGCAAACGGGTTGAAGGGCTGGACAAGACCGAGGCCGGAACGCTTCGCTTTTCCGTTACGCCTACATTTGCCTATGATGTGATTACGCCGATCATCAGTCGCTTTCAGGAGGCTTATCCGGATATTCAGGTGGCGCTGCGGCTGACTTCTGCGGTCGAGAACATCAACAAGGACGAGACGGATGTGTCGCTGCGGGCCGCCTATGATGTGAGTGGGGATGTGGTTGCACGCAAGCTCTATCCTATGGCGATGGGCATTTATGCCAGCAAGGCTTACATCGATAATGTGTTTGCGAAAGCTGGTCCGCAAGGTGCAGGTCTGTCGTGGATCGGATGGCCGGAGAATGGTCCGTTCAGCAACTGGATCTCGCAGTCTGCCTTTCCTCAGGCCGACGTCCGCCACAGCGTTTCTGATGGATACATGCGGCTACAGATGCTTCGTGAAGGTTGTGGCATCTCACCAATGCCGGTGGTGTTTGAGAAGTACTTTCCTGATCTGTGCCGCGTGCCCGGTACGCCGCTGGAGTTCGGGCAAACACTCTGGATCGTGCTGCATGCTGATCTGCGCAAGACTGTGCGTATCCGCCGCTTTGTGGACTTTCTGGCAGATGCGCTGATGGAGCTGCGGCCGGATATGCAGGGCGAGCTTTATCGCCGCTGA
- a CDS encoding cytochrome b: MTTRYHPALVALHWIVALMIFMALVVGGPMLAEMDNADPEKLTGMTGHMIWGMTVGVLIILRLITRFVTNKPRKADAGNAALNTFAGLAHWALYLLVAAMVVSGLIMAINADLFAIAFGGTGQALPADLMIYPARAAHGMIATLLSALILLHIGGWAFHQFVLKDRLFSRMWFGKRKVSSETEETPQALKA; encoded by the coding sequence ATGACAACTCGATATCACCCGGCTTTGGTCGCCTTGCACTGGATTGTCGCCCTTATGATTTTCATGGCACTGGTGGTGGGAGGCCCCATGTTGGCCGAAATGGATAATGCAGACCCGGAAAAGCTGACGGGCATGACAGGGCATATGATCTGGGGCATGACGGTTGGCGTGCTGATCATCCTGCGCCTCATCACCCGCTTTGTGACGAACAAACCCCGCAAGGCTGATGCGGGCAATGCTGCCCTCAATACGTTCGCTGGGCTGGCACACTGGGCGCTTTACCTGCTCGTTGCTGCGATGGTTGTCTCTGGCCTGATCATGGCCATAAATGCAGATCTCTTCGCAATCGCATTTGGTGGCACTGGCCAGGCACTCCCGGCAGACCTGATGATCTATCCGGCACGCGCCGCCCATGGAATGATCGCCACCTTACTGAGCGCGCTGATCCTGCTGCACATCGGCGGATGGGCATTCCATCAGTTCGTCCTGAAGGATCGTCTGTTCAGCAGAATGTGGTTCGGCAAGCGAAAAGTGTCTTCTGAAACAGAAGAAACACCCCAGGCACTGAAGGCCTGA